From the Halorhabdus utahensis DSM 12940 genome, one window contains:
- the glyA gene encoding serine hydroxymethyltransferase, whose translation MVTDLTPVDDELTAALAGECDRQRETLSLIASENYASDAVLAAQGSVLTNKYAEGSPGDRYYAGCAYADEVEQLAIDRARALFDAEHANVQPHSGTSANLAAYQALLEPGDTILSLSLSHGGHLSHGQPYTMVDDVYDVAHYGVDVETGRLDHERVRERAEAVDPDLLVSGYSAYPRQVDFEGMQAIAEAVDAVHVADIAHLTGLVAAGEHPSPVGVADVVTGSTHKTIRAGRGGMILCGEAYADVIDRAVMPGTQGGPLMHNIAGKAAGFGEALEPEFDADAAQTIENARALAARLADRGFDLVSGGTDVHFALVDFRETHPELTGAVAETALEDVGIVLNKSTVPGEERSSTVTSGIRIGTPAITTRGFDAAATRRLADAIADVCDAPDDDGVREQARETVADLAEAHPIYA comes from the coding sequence ATGGTGACGGACCTGACTCCCGTTGACGATGAGTTGACCGCGGCGCTGGCGGGCGAGTGCGACCGCCAGCGAGAAACGCTCTCGCTGATCGCCAGCGAGAATTACGCGAGCGACGCCGTCCTGGCCGCCCAGGGGTCGGTGCTGACCAACAAGTACGCCGAAGGCTCGCCCGGCGACCGCTACTACGCGGGCTGTGCGTACGCCGACGAGGTGGAGCAACTGGCGATCGACCGCGCCAGAGCCCTTTTCGATGCCGAACACGCAAACGTCCAGCCCCACTCGGGTACCAGCGCGAATCTGGCAGCCTACCAGGCACTCCTCGAACCCGGCGATACGATCCTCTCGCTTTCGCTCTCTCACGGCGGCCACCTCAGCCACGGCCAGCCCTACACCATGGTGGATGACGTCTACGACGTCGCCCACTACGGCGTCGACGTGGAAACGGGCCGCCTCGATCACGAGCGCGTCCGCGAGCGTGCCGAGGCCGTCGATCCGGACCTGCTGGTCTCGGGCTATTCGGCGTACCCCCGACAGGTCGACTTCGAGGGCATGCAAGCCATCGCCGAGGCGGTCGACGCCGTCCACGTCGCCGACATCGCACACCTCACCGGCCTCGTCGCGGCGGGCGAACACCCCTCCCCAGTCGGCGTCGCCGACGTGGTCACCGGTTCGACCCACAAGACTATCCGGGCCGGCCGCGGCGGGATGATCCTCTGTGGCGAGGCGTACGCTGACGTGATCGATCGGGCCGTCATGCCCGGCACGCAAGGCGGCCCGCTGATGCACAACATCGCCGGCAAAGCAGCCGGGTTCGGCGAGGCACTCGAACCCGAATTCGATGCCGACGCCGCCCAAACCATCGAGAACGCTCGTGCCCTCGCTGCCCGCCTCGCTGACCGCGGGTTCGACCTCGTCTCGGGCGGTACCGACGTCCACTTCGCCTTGGTGGACTTCCGGGAGACCCACCCGGAGCTGACCGGTGCGGTGGCCGAGACCGCGCTGGAGGACGTCGGTATCGTCCTGAACAAGTCGACAGTTCCCGGCGAGGAGCGATCCTCGACAGTCACCAGTGGCATCCGGATCGGTACGCCGGCGATCACGACACGCGGGTTCGACGCCGCGGCGACCCGCCGACTCGCGGACGCCATCGCGGACGTCTGTGACGCGCCCGATGACGACGGCGTCCGCGAGCAGGCACGCGAAACGGTGGCCGATCTCGCCGAAGCCCATCCGATCTATGCCTGA
- a CDS encoding single-stranded DNA binding protein: MGAIEDVYADLDADVSEDDFREAVEEKVEQMGGLADEETAAMLIAHELTENEAQTVADVQAGMEEVRFLAKVLSIGELRTFERDGDDEDGRVINVEAADETDSLRLTFWDGEAVAVDEGEVEVGDVLRVKGRPQEGYNGLEVSVDQAEQDLDATIDVEPGDGETIDALTMGQSNVTVEGVVLDTEPVRTFERDDGSEGRVANLSIGDETGRVRVTLWDDRADRVEEIDAGTTVEVVDGYVRERDGDLEVHVGEEGAIDELDDADVEYAPETTPIDDVELDETVDIGGVVRSTDPTRTFDRDDGSEGQVKNIRIQDDTDDIRVALWGEKADRDLAPGDEVVCADVEIQDGWQDDLEASAGWGSTVVVLEDGASMATTPDADDAGTAGENNVQDAGASTGLSAFADDGEGGETASDGTGGSTAGAEDGTADGEEVEFTGTVVQTGDPVIVDDGEQTVTVDTTESVRLGEEVTVRGRRRGDEIEAEELF, from the coding sequence ATGGGTGCGATAGAGGACGTATACGCGGATCTCGACGCCGATGTCTCCGAGGACGACTTCAGGGAAGCCGTCGAGGAGAAGGTCGAACAGATGGGGGGACTGGCCGACGAGGAAACAGCGGCGATGCTGATCGCCCACGAACTCACCGAGAACGAGGCCCAGACGGTCGCGGACGTCCAGGCCGGCATGGAGGAGGTCCGGTTTCTGGCGAAGGTGCTTTCGATCGGCGAGTTGCGGACCTTCGAGCGTGATGGCGACGACGAGGACGGCCGCGTGATCAACGTCGAGGCGGCCGACGAGACCGACAGCCTCCGACTGACGTTCTGGGATGGGGAAGCTGTCGCCGTCGACGAGGGGGAAGTCGAAGTCGGCGACGTCCTCCGGGTCAAAGGTCGGCCACAGGAGGGCTACAACGGTCTCGAGGTCAGCGTCGATCAGGCCGAACAGGATCTCGACGCGACGATCGACGTCGAACCCGGTGACGGCGAGACCATCGACGCGCTCACCATGGGCCAGTCGAACGTCACCGTCGAGGGCGTCGTCCTCGACACCGAACCGGTGCGGACGTTCGAGCGCGACGACGGGTCGGAGGGCCGGGTCGCGAATCTCTCGATCGGCGACGAGACCGGCCGCGTCCGGGTGACGCTGTGGGACGACCGCGCCGACCGGGTCGAGGAGATCGACGCCGGTACGACGGTCGAAGTCGTCGACGGCTACGTTCGGGAACGCGACGGCGATCTGGAGGTCCACGTCGGCGAGGAGGGGGCGATCGACGAGCTTGACGATGCCGACGTCGAATACGCGCCGGAGACGACGCCGATCGATGACGTGGAACTGGACGAGACGGTCGACATCGGCGGCGTCGTCCGCTCGACCGATCCGACGCGGACGTTCGACCGCGACGACGGCTCGGAGGGGCAAGTCAAGAACATCCGGATCCAGGACGACACCGACGACATCCGGGTGGCGCTGTGGGGCGAGAAAGCCGACCGCGACCTCGCGCCGGGTGACGAGGTCGTCTGTGCCGACGTCGAGATTCAGGACGGCTGGCAGGACGATCTCGAGGCCTCCGCGGGCTGGGGATCGACGGTCGTCGTCCTCGAGGACGGTGCGTCGATGGCGACGACCCCCGACGCGGACGATGCAGGCACTGCGGGCGAGAACAATGTCCAGGACGCGGGCGCGTCGACCGGGCTCTCGGCGTTCGCAGATGACGGCGAGGGCGGAGAGACAGCGAGCGACGGCACGGGCGGGAGTACTGCGGGTGCGGAAGACGGGACGGCGGACGGCGAGGAGGTCGAGTTCACGGGCACCGTCGTCCAGACGGGCGATCCGGTGATCGTCGACGACGGCGAACAGACCGTCACTGTCGATACGACCGAGTCGGTCCGTCTCGGGGAGGAAGTCACGGTCAGGGGGCGGCGACGCGGCGACGAGATCGAGGCAGAGGAACTGTTTTGA
- a CDS encoding histone gives MSVELPFAPVDSIIRRNAGGLRVSAEATEALTRRIQSRGATLAADAAEAASADGRKTLMAMDFGVGEVPEKDALELPIAPVDRIARLDIDDRYRVAMDARIALASILEREADDVAAAASLLAEHAGRRTVKAEDVELYAQLTHYVE, from the coding sequence ATGAGCGTCGAGTTACCGTTTGCTCCCGTCGATTCGATCATCCGGCGAAATGCCGGCGGACTGCGGGTGAGTGCCGAAGCGACCGAAGCCCTCACCCGTCGTATCCAGTCTCGGGGGGCAACGTTGGCCGCCGACGCCGCCGAGGCGGCCAGCGCGGACGGACGGAAGACGCTGATGGCGATGGACTTCGGGGTCGGGGAGGTACCGGAGAAGGATGCACTCGAACTCCCGATCGCGCCGGTCGATCGCATCGCACGCCTCGACATCGACGACCGGTATCGGGTCGCAATGGATGCACGGATCGCGCTGGCGTCGATCCTGGAGCGCGAGGCCGACGACGTCGCCGCGGCGGCGTCGTTACTGGCCGAGCATGCCGGCCGCCGAACCGTTAAGGCGGAGGACGTCGAACTCTACGCCCAACTGACTCACTACGTTGAATGA
- a CDS encoding DUF7090 family protein, whose product MDYTLAIDDAPETVPGGTSILLIHPSTGETDRVDTDFLSTDTDHFLVVSTRTTAREVSQKIEHYEVDERKATILDALSVERGYTRRRSDDVRYVSAPDDFDGIVAETREFLSTTEGKRRISVDSLTEMLYYADEPQTTAAVEQLLALLADHDAVGLFHLARGVHDEDRLDRFRSLFDGVIELETDGSMTASF is encoded by the coding sequence ATGGACTACACCCTGGCGATCGACGACGCGCCGGAGACCGTCCCTGGCGGGACGAGCATCCTGTTGATTCATCCGAGCACTGGCGAAACTGACCGCGTCGATACTGACTTTCTCTCGACCGATACCGACCATTTCCTGGTCGTCTCGACGCGCACGACCGCCCGGGAAGTGTCCCAGAAGATCGAACACTACGAGGTCGACGAGCGGAAGGCGACGATCCTCGACGCGCTCTCGGTCGAACGCGGATACACCCGCCGCCGGAGCGACGACGTCCGGTACGTTTCCGCGCCCGATGACTTCGACGGGATCGTCGCCGAGACCCGCGAGTTCCTCTCGACGACCGAGGGGAAGCGACGGATCAGCGTCGACTCCCTGACCGAGATGCTGTACTACGCTGACGAACCGCAAACGACGGCCGCTGTCGAACAGTTGCTCGCCTTGTTGGCCGACCACGACGCAGTCGGGTTGTTCCACCTCGCGCGCGGCGTCCACGACGAAGATCGACTCGACCGGTTCCGGTCGCTGTTCGACGGCGTCATCGAACTGGAGACGGACGGATCGATGACGGCCTCGTTTTGA
- a CDS encoding HFX_2341 family transcriptional regulator domain-containing protein, whose product MDVPERVHLMPVGYENDRIALPAERLRADRVVLLQYTDETDHPSYADIVRDRLDATGITHETVACDIFDLYDSIGTVARLASEFEESDVYVNLASGSKVTAIGGMIACMATGATPYYVRAERYAAETDGDVAEGVAKIAELPTYPMDSPDRQQVAVMDFLDSDGPAAKRDLIAFGEAEGLPFVEGGADSRKGQYRRLDARILDPLGARGYVDSEQAGRTTRVSLTDRGSDTLRAFRYLIE is encoded by the coding sequence ATGGACGTTCCCGAGCGCGTGCACCTGATGCCGGTGGGGTACGAGAACGACCGGATCGCCCTGCCGGCCGAGCGACTGCGAGCCGATCGCGTCGTGCTCCTTCAGTACACCGACGAGACTGACCATCCCTCCTACGCCGACATCGTTCGCGACCGCCTCGACGCAACGGGGATCACCCACGAGACCGTCGCCTGTGACATCTTCGACCTCTACGATTCGATCGGGACCGTCGCCCGCCTTGCCAGCGAGTTCGAGGAGAGCGACGTCTACGTCAACCTCGCGTCCGGTTCGAAGGTGACGGCGATCGGCGGGATGATAGCCTGCATGGCCACCGGGGCCACGCCGTACTACGTCCGCGCGGAGCGCTACGCCGCCGAGACCGACGGCGACGTCGCGGAGGGGGTCGCCAAGATCGCGGAACTCCCGACCTATCCGATGGACAGCCCCGACCGCCAGCAGGTGGCGGTCATGGACTTCCTCGACAGCGACGGTCCGGCCGCCAAACGCGACCTCATCGCCTTCGGCGAGGCTGAAGGCCTGCCGTTCGTCGAGGGCGGTGCCGACTCCCGAAAGGGCCAGTACCGACGGCTGGACGCCCGGATTCTCGACCCGCTCGGAGCGCGCGGATACGTCGACAGCGAACAGGCTGGCCGGACGACACGCGTCTCGCTGACCGACCGCGGCAGCGACACGCTTCGGGCGTTCCGCTATCTGATCGAATGA
- a CDS encoding NRAMP family divalent metal transporter — protein sequence MATSRDASGTVKTYLQEMGPSWVAGAIAAGPATMASLIAAGAGYGYDLLWVVVLSAFAGALAQYLAMRLGLLTERGIVGVVEDHLGESWAWILVLDAVIAAGVAQLVIMNTVASVSATITGLDAGIWGIIWAVILAVGLAGSGYRFVELFAKVLVSAVVLAFVASVFVVPIDPAAAASGLVPSVPGGSAAVAAAVLGGAVHITLITMHSYTMRAREWTADEYDLATFDVGISMLVAFGIYSVAIFLVTASVLSDPNLSTVGAAEALGPLVGERAEVLFLLGLGGAAVSTLGGNTIVPPFLLADKLGWGTTVEDSRYRGLLAAFALLSAPGAFIGGEVLGQLVLVLAIGTVGTPFAIAVVLYLLNSGAVPRVNSLPANLAGVALLAVTGGLAANFLRETATIEFFREATAGNVDVLTAAVLSFGVILSIATLGLLVKFFQERVAGTVP from the coding sequence ATGGCAACATCGAGAGACGCGAGTGGCACTGTCAAAACCTATCTCCAGGAGATGGGGCCGTCCTGGGTTGCGGGGGCGATCGCTGCCGGGCCGGCGACGATGGCGAGTCTGATCGCCGCCGGCGCGGGATACGGCTACGACCTCCTATGGGTGGTCGTCCTTTCGGCGTTCGCCGGTGCGTTGGCGCAGTACCTCGCGATGCGACTCGGCCTCCTGACTGAGCGCGGGATCGTCGGCGTCGTCGAGGACCACCTGGGTGAGTCCTGGGCGTGGATCCTGGTTCTCGACGCGGTGATCGCCGCCGGCGTCGCCCAGCTGGTGATCATGAACACCGTCGCCTCGGTCTCGGCGACGATCACCGGGCTGGATGCCGGGATCTGGGGGATCATCTGGGCGGTGATCCTCGCCGTCGGATTGGCTGGGAGTGGCTACCGCTTCGTCGAACTCTTCGCGAAGGTGCTGGTCAGCGCCGTCGTGCTCGCGTTCGTCGCGAGCGTCTTCGTCGTGCCGATCGACCCCGCCGCGGCGGCGAGCGGACTCGTCCCGTCGGTTCCCGGCGGCAGCGCGGCCGTGGCCGCCGCTGTCCTTGGCGGCGCGGTCCACATCACGCTCATCACGATGCACTCCTACACGATGCGCGCCCGCGAATGGACGGCCGACGAGTACGATCTGGCGACCTTCGACGTCGGGATCTCGATGCTCGTGGCCTTCGGTATCTACAGCGTGGCGATCTTCCTCGTGACGGCGAGTGTCCTCTCGGACCCGAACCTCTCGACCGTCGGGGCGGCCGAGGCGCTCGGCCCGCTGGTCGGCGAGCGAGCCGAGGTGCTGTTCCTGCTCGGCCTCGGCGGCGCGGCCGTCTCGACGCTCGGCGGCAACACCATCGTCCCGCCGTTCCTGCTGGCGGACAAACTCGGCTGGGGGACGACTGTCGAGGACTCGCGCTACCGTGGACTGCTCGCCGCCTTCGCCCTGCTGTCGGCCCCCGGCGCGTTCATCGGCGGCGAGGTACTCGGGCAACTGGTGCTCGTCCTCGCGATCGGTACCGTCGGGACGCCCTTTGCGATCGCCGTCGTGCTGTACCTGCTGAACTCCGGGGCCGTCCCGCGGGTGAACTCGCTCCCCGCGAATCTGGCTGGGGTCGCGCTTCTGGCCGTCACCGGCGGACTCGCGGCGAACTTCCTCCGTGAAACGGCCACCATCGAGTTCTTCCGTGAAGCGACCGCCGGGAATGTTGACGTCCTCACCGCCGCGGTGCTTTCCTTCGGCGTGATCCTTTCGATCGCGACTCTCGGGCTGCTCGTGAAGTTCTTCCAGGAACGGGTCGCCGGCACTGTCCCATGA
- a CDS encoding DUF7563 family protein, with amino-acid sequence MPHCQNCGAFVTAAYARVFTPNGVDQPRVCPQCEDKIRDGADVREARSTRRG; translated from the coding sequence ATGCCGCATTGCCAGAACTGCGGTGCGTTCGTAACCGCCGCATACGCACGCGTTTTTACGCCGAACGGAGTTGATCAGCCCCGGGTCTGTCCGCAGTGCGAGGACAAGATCCGTGACGGAGCCGACGTGCGGGAGGCGCGGTCGACCCGGCGTGGATAA
- the cca gene encoding CCA tRNA nucleotidyltransferase, producing the protein MSEELSGVLRAVRRRVEPTDAERERLEQAAHEVIGRAEAALEERGIDGDVMLVGSTARNTWIAGDRDVDVFVRFPTAVDREKLEAVGLDIGHAVLPDGHEEYAEHPYVVGEVDGYDVDLVPCYDVEDATAIQSAVDRTPFHTEYLQARLDDDLADDVRLTKAFLKGIGVYGSDLRTQGFSGYLTELLVLEHGGFRSLVEAAAEWHPPVRFDPETHGTATFDDDLVVIDPTDPERNVAAALSTANLARFQHYARELLAEPRESLFEPVDPDPLDPEAVRAAFDERGTTPVAVTFETPDLVEDDLYPQLEKSLDGIRGLLDRHGFDVLRAAAFAGEHAVLLFELEVAERPAVERHVGPPVHVREHADGFYEKYADSGVYGPFVSEERYVVEREREYHTATELLESDAIFDVALGTDVESTLETTHTVLVGAAVGTLAESFGRELAGYLDPKP; encoded by the coding sequence ATGTCTGAGGAGCTTTCGGGCGTTCTCCGGGCGGTTCGACGACGGGTCGAACCCACCGACGCCGAACGCGAACGCCTCGAGCAGGCGGCCCACGAGGTGATCGGCCGGGCCGAGGCGGCCCTGGAAGAACGCGGGATCGACGGCGATGTCATGCTCGTCGGCTCCACCGCCCGGAACACCTGGATCGCCGGCGACCGCGACGTCGACGTCTTCGTCCGGTTCCCAACCGCTGTCGACCGCGAGAAACTCGAAGCAGTCGGCCTCGATATCGGCCACGCGGTCCTCCCTGACGGCCACGAGGAATACGCCGAACACCCCTACGTCGTCGGTGAAGTCGACGGCTACGACGTCGATCTAGTCCCCTGCTACGACGTCGAGGATGCGACCGCGATCCAGTCGGCCGTCGATCGAACGCCGTTTCACACCGAGTACCTGCAGGCCCGCCTCGACGACGACCTCGCCGACGACGTCCGGCTCACGAAGGCCTTCCTCAAGGGGATCGGCGTCTACGGGAGCGACCTCCGAACCCAGGGGTTCTCGGGCTATTTGACCGAGTTGCTGGTGCTCGAACACGGCGGCTTCCGGTCGCTCGTCGAGGCCGCGGCCGAATGGCACCCGCCCGTCCGCTTCGATCCGGAAACGCACGGGACCGCCACGTTCGACGACGATCTCGTGGTGATCGACCCGACCGATCCCGAGCGCAACGTCGCCGCGGCGCTCTCGACGGCGAACCTCGCGCGCTTCCAGCACTACGCCCGCGAACTGCTCGCCGAACCACGCGAGTCGCTGTTCGAACCCGTCGACCCCGACCCACTCGACCCGGAGGCAGTCCGAGCGGCGTTCGACGAGCGCGGGACGACGCCCGTCGCCGTGACCTTCGAGACACCCGATCTCGTCGAGGACGACCTCTACCCACAGCTGGAGAAGTCACTCGATGGTATCCGCGGGCTGCTCGACCGTCACGGCTTCGACGTGTTGCGCGCGGCCGCCTTTGCCGGGGAACATGCAGTGCTCCTCTTCGAGCTCGAAGTCGCCGAACGGCCCGCGGTCGAACGGCACGTCGGACCACCCGTCCACGTCCGCGAGCACGCCGATGGCTTCTACGAGAAGTACGCCGATTCCGGCGTCTACGGCCCGTTCGTGAGCGAGGAGCGGTACGTGGTCGAACGTGAACGAGAATACCACACCGCGACCGAGCTGCTGGAAAGCGACGCGATCTTCGACGTCGCACTCGGCACGGACGTCGAGAGCACCCTCGAAACCACGCACACAGTGCTGGTCGGGGCTGCCGTCGGGACGCTCGCCGAGTCATTCGGGCGGGAACTGGCTGGCTATCTCGACCCGAAGCCCTGA
- a CDS encoding DUF2391 family protein — protein sequence MVGPPRYKLADTAQQIVGGFLLAGPFVVTEEVWTLADGMSWFHGLATAVLVAVIGYGALYQADDDRDPDTEAEVAGLPLRFLSLISVAFGSVALLAILLNAPASFLEGMGRMEQLEVTLRVVSVGAIFSVVGAATADSVF from the coding sequence ATGGTCGGACCGCCGCGGTACAAACTGGCAGACACTGCCCAGCAGATCGTCGGTGGGTTCCTGCTCGCGGGGCCGTTCGTCGTGACCGAGGAGGTCTGGACGCTGGCCGACGGGATGAGCTGGTTTCACGGCCTGGCGACGGCCGTCCTCGTCGCCGTCATCGGCTACGGCGCGCTCTACCAGGCCGACGACGACCGCGACCCGGATACCGAAGCGGAGGTTGCTGGACTGCCACTCCGGTTTCTCTCGCTCATCTCGGTCGCCTTTGGTTCGGTCGCACTGCTGGCGATCCTGCTCAACGCGCCCGCGTCGTTCTTGGAGGGCATGGGACGGATGGAACAACTCGAAGTGACGCTGCGGGTGGTCAGCGTCGGCGCGATCTTCAGCGTCGTCGGGGCGGCGACCGCCGATAGCGTCTTCTGA
- a CDS encoding twin-arginine translocation signal domain-containing protein: MNRRRFLQIGASTGAIGLLAGCLGGASTDNPDDTDSPTDEPTDTPDPTSTPSPTDSASNTDDREHDSEDRSTSTPDDHGADDGSSEISTPEEGTGTGTPDSGAAEQAWSAGGEMNGVTFQFTSHAPKCGLGEDDADVEFQPDEGRIVVKGIRRGSDLCKRAQLGDVSHDTDAERLAVSVDAVDREECEDGGVGGQCLVDIPYEATFSFEDDIPSEVAISHGDRFGMSAAYGSSSATPPEE, from the coding sequence ATGAACCGACGCAGATTCCTCCAGATCGGCGCATCGACCGGTGCGATCGGTCTCCTCGCCGGCTGTCTCGGCGGTGCGAGCACCGACAACCCTGACGACACCGATTCGCCGACCGACGAACCGACTGACACACCTGACCCGACGTCCACCCCATCGCCGACCGATTCGGCCTCGAATACCGACGATCGGGAGCACGACTCCGAGGACCGCTCCACCTCGACGCCGGACGACCACGGAGCGGACGACGGATCGAGCGAGATATCGACTCCTGAAGAGGGGACCGGAACCGGAACGCCCGATTCGGGGGCAGCCGAACAGGCCTGGAGCGCCGGTGGCGAGATGAACGGCGTCACCTTCCAGTTCACCTCACACGCACCCAAATGTGGCCTGGGCGAGGACGACGCCGACGTCGAATTCCAGCCCGACGAGGGTCGGATCGTCGTCAAGGGGATCCGCCGTGGGAGCGACCTCTGTAAGCGCGCCCAGCTGGGTGATGTCTCCCACGACACCGACGCCGAACGACTTGCCGTGTCCGTCGACGCTGTCGACCGCGAGGAGTGCGAGGACGGCGGGGTCGGCGGCCAGTGTCTCGTGGACATCCCCTACGAGGCGACCTTTTCCTTCGAGGACGACATTCCATCCGAGGTTGCGATCAGTCACGGCGACCGCTTCGGTATGAGTGCCGCCTACGGCTCTTCGAGTGCGACGCCACCCGAGGAGTGA
- a CDS encoding histone deacetylase family protein, with translation MKFGYREICLEHDTGSRHPESPDRLRAIQRTLADSANVEYVPATAIPRDAIWAVHDHDYLEDVRQFCANGGGNWDADTVAVEATWDAAVASATLAAWAADEALEGADGCETPFSLGRPPGHHAVEDDAMGFCFLNNAAIAAEHALRRDGVDRVAILDWDVHHGNGTQDIFYDRSDVYYASFHEEGLYPGTGDVGETGADAGRGRTLNVPFPSGSGDADYLAVHREVVAPEFENFEPDLIIVSAGFDAHENDPISRMLVSTAGYGVLAERVHELADRIDAGLAFVLEGGYGLETLSAGVREIHEVLNGEHADSIEPAPTDGGQNVLDSLVYQGFGSR, from the coding sequence ATGAAGTTTGGTTACCGCGAAATCTGCCTCGAACACGACACCGGCAGTCGGCATCCGGAGAGTCCCGACCGACTGCGTGCGATACAGCGGACCCTCGCCGATTCGGCGAACGTCGAGTACGTTCCCGCCACTGCCATTCCTCGTGACGCTATCTGGGCCGTCCACGATCACGACTATCTGGAAGATGTCAGGCAGTTCTGTGCCAACGGGGGCGGGAACTGGGACGCCGACACTGTCGCCGTCGAGGCGACCTGGGATGCGGCGGTGGCGAGTGCCACGCTTGCCGCGTGGGCCGCAGACGAAGCACTCGAGGGTGCCGACGGTTGCGAGACGCCGTTCTCGCTGGGTCGACCGCCGGGTCATCACGCCGTCGAAGACGACGCGATGGGTTTTTGCTTTCTCAACAACGCCGCAATCGCGGCCGAACATGCACTTCGACGGGACGGCGTCGACCGGGTGGCGATACTCGACTGGGATGTCCACCACGGCAACGGCACGCAGGACATCTTTTACGACCGCAGTGACGTGTACTACGCCTCGTTCCACGAGGAGGGTCTGTACCCCGGGACGGGCGACGTCGGGGAGACCGGTGCCGACGCGGGGCGCGGACGCACCCTGAACGTGCCGTTCCCGTCGGGGAGTGGTGACGCAGATTACCTCGCCGTCCACCGGGAGGTCGTCGCCCCCGAGTTCGAGAACTTCGAGCCGGATCTCATCATCGTCAGTGCAGGGTTCGACGCTCACGAGAACGATCCGATCTCCCGGATGCTGGTCTCGACGGCCGGGTACGGCGTGCTCGCGGAACGCGTCCACGAACTTGCCGACCGGATCGACGCTGGGCTGGCGTTCGTTCTGGAAGGCGGCTATGGCCTCGAAACACTCTCGGCCGGCGTTCGCGAGATCCACGAGGTACTCAACGGCGAGCACGCCGACTCGATCGAACCGGCACCCACCGATGGCGGCCAGAACGTGCTCGATTCGCTGGTGTATCAGGGCTTCGGGTCGAGATAG